GGAGGTAATGAGAAAGATTTGATGACTCATGGTTTAGCTATAGTTGTATGAAGCGTGAAGCAAAGTGGCAACAAATTTGGGTGAGAATGAGAGTCCGACAGTGATTCAAAGCCAAAAAGGCACGTAGTTAGAAGGATCCCGCAACTAAATGTTTAaattgaggatatggtccttaatTGAATAGAAGGGCGAAACAAGGTTCTTGTAGcccaccccaattagttgggataagtctTAGATGACAAATGATGATGGATTTGCATCTCCCCTCAGTTCAGAAAATCACCACGAGGATAAGTCGTGCTAAGTAACAACCATGGCATCCCACAAATACCCACATGTTGAAGTTTGAGGTCCGTTGGCTCCTCTGTAGGTGAAAGCTTTATGTTGGACATCCCTAGCAAAGAAGATTATCATGCTTGACTATCTCCAATGTAGATACCATACTTTACCCAACATATGTTTTATGTGTTGGAAAGATGCATAATTAGTGGACTATAGTGTTAATTGTGTTATTTCTTGTGGAATGGTCTGGGAGGTTTTTAgttcctttagggcctgtttggttagcTATAAGTGCATGTAGTGGGCGATCAATAAGTAATCATGACAGGTGCTTGTTGTTTGGTGTAGGGTGTGaattattcctcaaaaatcaagCAAATCTCAACCTTGTaacaggtggaccctaccatgatgtatatgttatacccacatcgtccattcatttttttcagatcattttagggcatgagcccaaagatgaggcagatccaaagctctagtggaccacaccacagaaaacagtgaggattgaatgcctaccatggaaaacttcttgggggatacagaagttttggatctacctcattttttttggcttatgcctaaaatgatctagcaaaatgaatgcacggcatggatgaaacacagacatcatggtggggttatAGAGTTTACGTGAGCAATTCCATCCTCTTTCCAAAAACCATATTGTCAACATCAGCTAATACCAAAGTCATCATTACTTGTTTACCATTGTTTGCATGCATTTACAGCTAACCAAACTGGCCCTTAGCTATTTGTAGTTTCATGGGCTCTCCCTATCTGCATTGCAAACCTTAAGAAGGGATTTGATGGGAGGTCCTTTTAACCAAGGCGGCGATGTGCAATCAATATGCTTCATCATGCCATTATGCGAAGCATGTGGCAGGAGAAAAACAGAAGTATTCTTGAGAACACTTCTCCTTTCTGTTAGGTGTAGGAGGTCAAGTTATCTACCCCACTGATTTTCggaaaatttcttttcttttttcctttaaaaaaaaaaaaaaaaaaaaacttttttctaCTAATTGTTGTAATGATGCACGAAGACAATTAATACTATAGATCTACAGTTTTTGCACATGCATgtcttaaataatttttttacaatttttttttcgtATTTTTGGGCTGTTTTTGggcttttttgtaatttttaatttttttcaaaatacatatGAGGGAAATGAATAAATGACTAATCTAAGTAAATATATGTTTTTCTTAAACATAAATCTATCATTTGGTGCTAGATTttaattatttatgtatttttgggccattttttattttttaaatttctttgggGAATGATAAATCTATGTTGTTGAAACATAGATCTACATTTTATATTCTGTAATTGTATTTTTAACATATTTACATtcgaatttattttattttattttttcataaatcAGTTTGAGAAAGTGAAAGTTATTGTTGTTTGAACACTTTATGTATTTTCAAcgattattatatatatatatatatatataatttttttccttCCAAAAATCAAGTTGGGAAAAATGGACATATGGATGAAATGATAGATGAATATTTTTCAACATAATAGCTTACAACAAGTCAACCCGACAGACaatattcttaccaaagaatggtctaatacaccattgaatacatgttcAAAATACACACATGAAAAAGATAGATTCTTGGATATctcattttgtttcctattttttaaaaataattttccatatttttttacttaaaaaatgCACAACACGGGCCGATACCGATATGCAACACTATATTGTATCGGTTTTTTGTCAAGCCAATACACCTGTTGATACTGATATTCAGAACCATGTTTCTGTTCCGTTGAAGGTTTAAGTTTGATCACGACAAAGGTCCCATCTACTAGTTTACAGATGACAATGTCTGAGGTAATGTTGAGCAATTATCTAATCATTCTCTGGTGTTTTGACCCACTCTCTGGTCTTTAGCTTAATATTAGAAAATGTGTTGTGTTTGGTATGGCGGTAAATCAAGCAAATGGCGGAGGTATTGGGGTGCAAGTTCAGCATGCTCCCTTGCACTTATTTGAGCCTTGCTGTTGGGCGTTGCCCGAGTGTTGAATCCTTTTGGGATCCCGTAATGGAATGAATTGAAGCTAGGCGGAAAGAATGATATCTTTACCTTGGGGACAAATTGCTCTTATTTAGTCCACCTTGTCAAATCTCTCAGTTTATTTTATTTCCCTTAATTCTAGAACCCTATTGCAATTGCATCATAATTGAGCAGCTTCAAGGAACTTTCTTAATGGAAGGGAGAGAAGAAGGCCATAGGTTCCATTTAATTAATTGGAAGGAGGTTCAAAAGCTATAGAGAAAATAGACGTTGTTCAGCAAATAGTGGAGAGTTGAGGATCTTTGTGAAGGAATTCCATTATGGGAAAATACAGCTCGTGGGAAGGATGGGATGCGAGGGATGGTTTCCAGGTTTATGCCATAGATTTGGGGGAACCATTGTGTGGAAGGATATTGTAAAGTGGGTAGGCACCTCAGTGGAGACATCGGTGATATCTCGAGAAAAGTGGGGAAGGAATTTGACAAAGGAATTCAGTTCTTAGCAGGTAAAACTTAAAAGTGAATTCCCTGCTGTAGATGCTTGGTTAAACAGGCCTTTTAATAATCTTACCAAGCTTTCAGTGAGCTTGCAATTGATATGGAAGAAAAGGCTCGAGAATTTTACGATATAAGTGGAAAAGGGCATGGTTTGGTCGATTAAACTGGCAAGGAGATGAGAAGGTAGAATTTTTTACTTGCCTTGTAGATAGAGGTGGCAATTTGCCAAGTTGCCTAGCCTATCTCGAGCGATTTGGCCACGTAGGGCCAGGGCTTGGGCCCCTCAAGTTGGCCTGAGGGACAGGTGTGAGCCTGAAATCTAGGTTCGATGCTCAGGCCGGGTTAGACCAaagccaatgatgaatggcctgtTGGCCTGATCCGGTCATTAAGTGGACCACCATTATAATTGTTAAAAGATACTTATTAATGGCTCCTGGTCAACGTACGTGTGTAGTCCCCCCAACACACGCACAAAATTAAAATAAGTAATTCTGAAATTGGGCCTATTAAAATCTTTGATCACTTGAATTTTCCCCCCCTTATAGGGCTAAGCCCTGGCCTAGATCGCCGTAAGGGTCATGTTTCAGTGATTCGAACTGCTTATACTGTGGATATCTGAAAAAAAAGTTCTGAAATTGGGCCTATTAAAAACCTTTGATTGCGTGACCGATTTCCCTATAGGACTAGCTCGGCCTGTTAGGGCCAGGGCCAGGGATTAGGGTTGGGTTAGAGCCAACCCTGGACCGGTCCATTGCAACTCCTGTATAAGCTAAGCTAAGGCACATATTGGCGTGGTAGCAGAAGATAGGGAAGCGTGGAAATGGCTGTGCAATGGTGAGTTCTTTGCGAAATTTTTATTCTCAGCCTTATCTGCAAGTGAGGAGAGTTCTCCTTTTGCCAAGTGTGGAATGCTCATCCCCCAAGTAGTAAAAGGCATTCATCCTGGATGACTTGAAAATATAGAAGATGGCCTTTCCTAACATGTGTCATGTGTAGGAAAGATGAAGAAAATGTCAATCATTTGATTTTGCATTCTTCAATGGTAACAAAGATATGGACCTTTTTCTGTCTTGGCTTGGGGTTGCATGGACTTTCAACGACAATATTGGGGACTCGTTGATTGAATGGCAGAGAGCATTTTCATTGATTGCAAAGGAACTTTATGGAAGTTGTTATTCTTTCATAATCCTTTAGGGCTTGTGGAAAGAATAGTAGCACAGAATCTTTGAAGAAAAATCACCATAATTAAACTTCATTAAGAGAAGAATCTCTTGTGATCATCAGTTGGTCCTTAGATTATCAGGAATATAGAGGGCTGGCTATGGAAGATTTATCAGGGATTGAGAATCTTTGTAATCGTTTTCTTGGTTGGGATATGGGGATTGTTGCTGTCATTGTTTCTGCTTCATTCACCTGTTGGGGTTTTTTAATGCTTATTGTTTTGGTTAAGTAATGAGAGTGTCACTCAGCCTGGTTGTTTTCTTGTGTCTGGTTCCTTGCTTCATTAATAAAATTGTCAGTTTGtcacctttcaaaaataaaataaaaaatggcatCAGTTTCCCCTTTTATTCCTTGGGGGCCTGTTGATGGTTTAAGGGGAATTGAAGACTTGGGATTTGAAGGGGATTAAAGACTGCCCTTGCTTGGGTACATAAGTGGTCCTGTTGTGTGGAAGCTTACATCCCTCGTGTATGAGTTAATAGCTATATGTTTTCCATTTCCTTGAGGCATTTTATCTGGTGAAACCAATGCTCAAGCTGATTTGTTTGCTAAAGATGGAACCTTCAGGCAAGCTTTGCTGAGCCCACACACGGGCAAAAGTCTGTGTATGCACCACACATTCCAGCATGCACAAGatgtctgagatccaatccatccatcagtagGCACctctatattgatgccctagccaactggtcaggtgggccacagtttgcaaaacaaatgtactgctctgaaaaacttggctgaagttttctaacccattttCCGGTTTCCAATACTGGTTCCCACATGATTATTGGATCAAAATTTATTTTTGGTAAAACATGTAGTAGGTCGGACCAACCTGAtcgatggattagatctcacaccTATGTGCCCTGCTGGCACATGCATGGGGTGTACACTAGCTTTATTTTATATGCGTGCCCCTCCAGGCATAGCTTGTGTACCAGAACCTTGCGTCCATTATCTTAATGAATgttttcctcttcctttttcttttaacaaagttttcatttataagtgaaaaaaggaaaaacaatcaCAACACTTCCATAAGCCCAAGGCAGCACCAGTTCTAGTAACTACCACCAATTCATATGGCCCAATGCTAGAAGTTGGTATTCAAATCCATGTCATCTTTCTCATTTTGGACAAGCTTGCACCTAAAGGCGTGACTTTGTAGACCATGTTTAAGGTGACTGGCAAGAACTCCAAACAGATGAGGAGAAACAATAGGCAAAATGACGAACGCCTACATTTAACAAATGGACGGAATACCACTGCAAAGAAGTTGTGTCCAATTGACTGTAAAGCTAATAAAGTAAATATAGAAGTGTCATTTCTTGCCACCACTTCCTAAATACCATACATGGATGACTCCACGGACTACACCAGTGATGATAATGAGAACCTGGGATTGTAAGATGAGGAGCAAATTTAGTTTCAAGCATTAGATCATGATCAGTCTCTAGGTCATGATTGGCTGTTTTTTtatcttaaaaaaaattaaatcatgATCAGTCTCTACGTCTTGTTTTGGTGTTTTTTGGTGCAATTCCAGTACTAATGCACTGGACCCAAGggtaaggggaaggcccaaaaggacgtggatgaACTAAGAAAATATGTGACGGCCTATTTTTTTCACTGAGGATATGGTCGTTGCTACTGTGGAATGGTGAggcaggattcatgtagccgatccCAATTTGTTGGGACAACGCTTAGATGATTGTGATGAGGATGATAGATATCAAAAACTTTTACTATGGAGAAAGAAAGGAGCTCCATCAAAAGGAGTGGATTACATGACTAATCAACCCACGGTGTGACACCTTTTTGGCTAAGGAGCTAGCAAACCACATTATACATGCGCACACACCCACGCACCCACGCCAATCTAGGCTATGCTTCACTCATTATTATATGGATAATTCAGGTTTCTCCATGTtcaaaccttaatgtattttcaCTCACGCATGGCAGTCTATGCGATGCTTCACTCATTATTGTATGGATAGTGCAGGCTTCTCCATCTACAAACCTTAATGTGTTTTCCTCACTATTCTATTCTTAAAAACTTGCCTGTTTGGTGTGTggtattaggtggtatggaattgcatttggtcccatgcaaattccatccggCATTTGGAAATGACGGGAAAGATTGGACTAATCCCAGTATCATAACATCCAGAGCCAGTGGGAGATACTGCATGATTTCTGGAGAATTTCAAAGTCCATTACAtttgtgggcctcacattgatgcatatgctttatccacgccgtccatccatatgtgcCTTTTAAACGTCACATTCAAGTTGCACATGTGTACAAGTGACCAGTATTAGTTGTGAAAtgtggtccattgattacaattccatggtccaccaaatgcacACTTCACTTAATATGTGTATTTCCCTAGCTAAGAATTTGATCCGAAACGTGGGATTGGACAGCCAAAAAACCATGGTACTTTTAGACATGTAATCATTGctcaataatggtgttaattctgtctaatgcaattccataccatttgaTCCCATGGTCCAAACAGGTAGTATATCTTGAGCTTACACTTCAGTACCTGAAAGCCACCTTCTCACAGtgcccttagggcctgtttggatcctTCTATTGGTCAATCCAGGATTGGCCAATACATGCATTTTAAATTAATACTTTTACACCAATCCTGGATCAACCAATACATGGATCCAAAGAACAGCAGATGTCACCTTTCATGTAGCTTCTATATACACACGTTCTGCCCAGACCCATGTTTGTTCTCTCTCGATGATGTATGCCAGTCAGACCAGCCATGTTTGCTGGTAAGGGTCTTCTCTCATCAGTGAAAAATGAATTTCACTCGTACATTTCCAATTGCACTCTTGTTTATAATGTGTTGCagcttagggcctatttgattttctcaATTACATTTGTAAATACCTGTAAATGGCCCATCATTACTTCTTACCGTTGCTTGCTAAGTTTTTACTCTTCCTGAAAACAGTGAATTCCATTTGTTTTGGTACTGATAaaaactgtggggctcaccatgatgtattatgtCATATCCAAGCATCCATCCatctgccagctcattttagggcatgagtccaaaaatgaggcagatccaaagctcaagtggaccacactacatgaaacagtggtccTAACGAACCTCAATTGTCGAGagctaaaaccttcctagggcccacagtgatgtttatttgtcatccaacctgttcataaggtcatgcagacatggataaaggtgaaacacaaatattagcttgatccaaaacttttgtggccccaagaagttatcaattgtaggcattcaattcccactgtttaagctttggatctgcctcatttttttggtctcaccccctaaaatgacctggcggaatggatggatggcatgaatatgacatatacatcacagtggacccatagtTTTTTTGCCCAAAACGTTTTCCTGCCTCTGCTTTTCGCCCAAACCCAATAGTTGTCAACATCAGCTTTGGGGTTGCTGCTGTAATTACATGTGTAAGTAATAATGACTTGTTTATTGtgtaaattgaaaaacaaacaggcccttgagGAGTTTCTTAATGTATCGATGGTAGTTTGGCATTGCAGCATTAaggaatttcttttttttattgcTGACGGTAGTGTGGCGTTGCTTCTTGAGGAATTTCTTTTTGTCTTGATGGTAGTGTGATGTTGCAGGTTATCTGTTCATGAGAACCAAGAAGAAAGATACGGGCGCAGAAGATGATGAAATTGCAGGAGAAACTCCAGCTCCAATTGCAAGTACAACTGCCCTAGTTCCCGAGAAAACATCACTGGTGCCACCCATTGCAAAGCCCATAGAGGTACGCCAACCCATCCCTGAACATGAGCAGCGTGAGCTTTTCAAGTGGATGTTGGAAGAGAAGAGAAAGGCAAAGCCCAGCAATCCTTCAGAGAAGAAGCGCATTGATGAAGAGAAGGCTATTCTCAAACAGTTCATTCGATCAAAATCCATTCCAAACTTCTAGGAGATGATTGTTGTACCAGGGGGATGATTGAGATGGTGATATGCTGTTCAATTGTGCGTGCATGTGGGCTTCCTTCTTGCTGTATATCAATCATCCCATCAACAAATATTCTCCCTTTTTATTAATCTTCTTCAGGAAACGCCAGCTCTTGCTTTTGTTTTCTAtagaaaaaaaatccaacgtcTGTGGCTTTTAGACATCGTGTGGAACACGGTTTACATCCTTCTTCAATAACTTGGGGGGTTCCATATCTTTGATGTTTTTTAGGATATGAACAGgcttttttgaaaatattttttttctgatTCTTTTTCAAAGTATCCTTCTTATGGGATATGAtggtgttgtatccatgccaagAGTCTCTGACTTGCATGGAAAACACGAAACTATCGGGTGTCTTTTTGGATGAGCAAAGAAGCTAAAGACAAGACCCGAGCAAGGAATATTGGCATTTTAAACAGCTCAATAACCATACAGGCTTGCACTTGATGGTTGGTATCCTCTACTATGATTTCAGCACCCAATTCATTGGAAGCTCTTTGTAACAGGTTTCAGCTTTGCCCCAATTGAGAGGAAaacatttgttgttgttgttttttttttttttttctcattgtcAACATGACATCTGAGCTGTGAAAAATGTGGGCCATCAAGAAGACCTCATGGAATGAAAATCAGGCCAGTACAATCATGGATATTGATGGGCAGCCAATGATCATACATTCATACTCAATGTACAGCGATgagtggatcaatctgatttaCACTCAAGGGTGGTCATCATTATGGGCGAACCTTTTTTGCATGGCTCAAATGTCCTGCATTTGGGAGGTGGGGTTGTGTATGGCTAGCTTGCTGTATTGTGGACGGGTCCTGTTACTATGAGCTAAGGGAGTGTTTGGACGATAGGAATAGATGGCATTAGGTGGGATGggtataaaaaaaaatgtaatgatAGGCTTTGTCAAGGAATTGTCTTACAATACCATAGGTTTTGTAATTCCATGGATCCTTTGCCATGGTGTTTGGATGGCATGAGATGGAAGGGTTTTAACAACTCCCAGTCggtgctttgtgagccccactatgatgtatgtgtttcgtccatgccgtccacccattcttccatgtcattttatggtatgagctcaaaaatgagtttgatccaaatctcaagtggaccacacagttggccttaggaggtttttaatggtgtaattcaatcactactgttttccccttgtgtggtccacctgaaatttgtatctacctcatttttgggatcaagccctaaaattatatttcaaaatggatggacggcatggataaaacacatattatgatggggtccacctagcaccgaccactagccacacgAAACCCAAAGTAGGCCCGTGTTGCTTCCAAGAAGACTCGGTAAATCCACTTCCAACGTCAGTCCCAAACAGGCCCAAGTTAAAATCCATGGGTTTCACAAAACCACTCCTACCTACTCACATCCATTGCCACCGTCCAAACACTCTCTAAGTGTTACTCTTCCAGTTACCATATGTTGGTCGTTAGCTGACAATACAATCTTGCACCAGGCTTCCCAGgagcaagatccaagccgtccatcagaggGCTCCCACTGAAAATCCTCTGCTCTAAAAATCATTCCACCTAGAGGTGGGCAGTTAGCTGACAATACAATCATACACCAGGCTTCCCAGgagcaagatccaagccgtccatcagaggGCTCCCACTAAAAATCCTCTGCTCTAAAAATCATTCCACCTAGAGGTGGGCAGGATCCGACCCAAACCAATGGATCGGACTCCATCGAACaggccaggatcgggtcggatcgaatAGACCCACTCAGATGATCCACCTGTCAGTaggaggccaaaaaaaaaaaaaaactgggcaATGATTTGCTAGATTGTATGCCTGTTTCTAACACTGGCCCAACTGAAGTGTGGACCAGCTTGATTGTTGGGCAAGTTCTACTGATGGATATAGCTTCCATCTTTCTCCCTGATGGGAGAATGCCACATGAAGTGGCCTGTAGCTGGGATACCTTGTGCATGCGTGTGGCCATAGCAAACCTTACGAGGGGCCAATAAGGCGTGCCAGAATACATTCCAACCTATTATAAAAGGTAAGCCGGGACTTCCGTAGCCCTTCATGGTCCTTTTAAATGAACCAAAAATCTTTAGTATTTCTAATTCCAATCTAAGAGTTTGGTGATTCTGCATgcatcatataaacagtttagatcattgaagtgAAAGATGACCCCAAATCCACTGGCTAAAGTCCTTGCGCATCCTATTATAATAGATCAGTATGCATTCTACCTAAAGTTGTGCATTATCAGACTCAGAGAAGTGAGAGCCCTCCCATCACTTCCTAAAATGATGACCAAAGCAGGGTATAGAAAATTAGGCATGTGAACCAACACCTTCCTACTAAGATTGAAATGGTGGAAGGTCCCTTTCAGTTCTATATGATAAGGAAGACCTGTTACAGTTACgcttctattttcatttttttaatatcataatTGTTTTGTTAGAGGGCCCACAACCCGTTCATTGGAATTATTTCAATCCAGGACCTGCTAGGATGAGATCATAATAGGGTCCCCGCTGTCCATAGTTCCTGTGATTTGATACTCAAAGGCCATCACTGAAGGATTTCCCTCATTAAACACTTGTTTTGGGCCTGACAAGATGAGGGTTTATCAACTAGACTTCTGCCTTCCATTTTCATTTAAATCCTGCAGCTCTTCCATACACAAAGATGACATATTAGTGTGTGTGGATTCAAGGAGAAGCATCAAACATCCATTTTATGCCCTCATCTGTTGTAAATAATGATGGAACACTGCCTTTGTGTGTTCCCATCcaatgttctttttcttttccttcttttcttgacAATTAtcagcacaaatctgatgtatacATTTCTGAAGCTGCCAGAGCTTCACTGAATTAGACACCCAAAACATCAACAATAATTATAATATTTGTTATagactttcttccttttcttttaacattttttttaaaacactagGCGACATGCTACTTCCCTGTTTGTCTTCCGATGCACTTCGCGCAATCGTCATCTGACAGAGAAACGTCCCACTCACCATTCTGGCAGGGTTCAGGGGTTGCAACTTTGAGCAAATCATCTACTCTGACTTCAATCTCTCCTCTCGATATCCGTACTCTCCAAGTTTTGCTACCAATGTTTCCGCAACCAAAGTTGTGCCACTTTGGCACACTTTAACGTGGCAAACTACCATTATTTTCATTCATTTACCCAAGTGTTGGAGCTTAAGTGACCTCCACAATTAAGCGCTTGAGGTGTTTCAGCGGAGCCATCAGCTGAGTGAACGAGGGGCGTAGACCCGGGTCACTGCACAAGCAACCAAAACGTTTGTCAGAGTCAGTGCAATCCCACTACAACCGTGACTAATTTTGGCATATTCAAGAGCATTCAACAAAAGAGATGGTGAGAAAATTTTCAGCCATGTTTGTTAgtgtctcattttagttaacgaGTCTTAAGAGATACTGAAGATCTCTAACACATAATTGCTGTTAAATAAAATGAGAACTCATTTTTACAAGTCTCTCAGATAGGTCCAAGTGTTTATTATAGAGGAAATTGATATCCACACCCACCAAGTGATAAATACAACCTTTTCTTCTCCAAAGGTGGTTAAGACAATAGGACAAGTGAGCAACTTTGCACCAATGAATTAGCAGAAGTAGAATGGGTAGCTGTATTTTATCAGTCACAGTGGATGTAAAACTCCCACATTCTTTCAGGAACGATAATGTCATAACCATCTGACAGATAAACATTCACTCTTTTCTTGGTGTCATGGCATGCAGTGGAGGCTGTGGAGCCCACCAACATGACC
This region of Magnolia sinica isolate HGM2019 chromosome 1, MsV1, whole genome shotgun sequence genomic DNA includes:
- the LOC131218627 gene encoding uncharacterized protein LOC131218627 isoform X2 gives rise to the protein MSDGPKLYTTKPKKGQLKQKAKDFSTPAPNPSAMGPIPPPTPPKESFARRYKFVWPLLLAVNLAVGGYLFMRTKKKDTGAEDDEIAGETPAPIASTTALVPEKTSLVPPIAKPIEVRQPIPEHEQRELFKWMLEEKRKAKPSNPSEKKRIDEEKAILKQFIRSKSIPNF
- the LOC131218627 gene encoding uncharacterized protein LOC131218627 isoform X1, which translates into the protein MSDGPKLYTTKPKKAGQLKQKAKDFSTPAPNPSAMGPIPPPTPPKESFARRYKFVWPLLLAVNLAVGGYLFMRTKKKDTGAEDDEIAGETPAPIASTTALVPEKTSLVPPIAKPIEVRQPIPEHEQRELFKWMLEEKRKAKPSNPSEKKRIDEEKAILKQFIRSKSIPNF